One part of the Candidatus Micrarchaeota archaeon genome encodes these proteins:
- the tadA gene encoding Flp pilus assembly complex ATPase component TadA, with protein sequence MCILSMEGNRAVMDCLRCGLGLGSGKCINSHLKALAGSDRLPITCRYEEEVVVELDEERTKILSEYIKVVQEIDRIAVDPKIYGMKEDDNYYNRRELLKQVLEEVYMGPQMAVRTLESYEEPYPTRSMFYEGYALFKETVKKITEMLKNTELYRLCEEHGDLQHAFLHVLNMSGFELISSLQLPLPKGAKLKHKYDLTKTLTVEIYEIPHKEELLYRQKNRVIENLPENLLNLLKQIIKKNMRKSFSGTDIRTIYQEVERNIRGQILDEAMLQNITVSNEQANEMAREAASWVIGLGAPIENIALDKNVSDIYIDSQNAPIYIEHAEYGICHTPWRYNKEMMERMFTNIMIQSGETRKFDERNPVVDVFVPRLNMRCHLQRPPATFNDLQAALRIMRTEPFTYPLYLKYKSMSPFFAGYDDLMVSLGSSEAVLGLKGSGKTSLVGAKIAAIGTSRRILPIQDIEEIPVKAYRKRGFHIGSVRVQSSEKEREGSNELDLVTMANVSLRLGDACVIINEIRSRVAIQGVINLLNTQPGVFLLYNFHAESLRDVQDRLELVFGIPSAAMFSTDRYTVLYKVRFGRKGKVYRVIGKQYETDMDGHKFVEVFTFKRGRSIEDSQYVCHFLANPEASAQSLEGVDLVKLFKNLQFVFIPPVLKKRAEQIGLTPKQCIMQAFFKGKVYDDIYRKSIELNDPYLLELDFVLKCNTEANLLLKQMEDENGNVDYGKLIPIWNERFAQLVEEDRRARLGTTK encoded by the coding sequence ATGTGCATCCTTTCCATGGAAGGTAATCGGGCGGTTATGGATTGTTTGAGGTGCGGTCTGGGCCTCGGCTCAGGCAAGTGCATAAACAGTCATCTCAAGGCATTGGCAGGTTCCGACCGTTTACCGATCACATGCAGATATGAGGAAGAGGTCGTTGTAGAACTCGATGAAGAACGTACCAAGATTCTTTCCGAATACATCAAAGTGGTACAGGAGATAGATAGGATTGCGGTGGACCCGAAGATATACGGTATGAAAGAGGATGACAACTACTACAACCGGCGCGAACTTTTAAAACAGGTTCTCGAGGAAGTCTATATGGGACCGCAGATGGCGGTCCGCACCCTGGAATCCTATGAAGAACCGTATCCTACACGTAGCATGTTTTACGAAGGTTACGCATTGTTCAAAGAAACGGTGAAAAAGATTACCGAAATGTTGAAGAACACGGAACTGTACAGATTATGCGAGGAACACGGCGACCTTCAACATGCGTTTCTCCATGTGCTGAACATGTCTGGGTTTGAATTGATATCGTCTCTCCAGCTCCCGCTCCCGAAGGGTGCCAAGCTTAAGCATAAATACGATCTGACTAAAACGTTAACCGTTGAGATATACGAGATACCTCACAAAGAGGAACTGTTATACCGGCAGAAGAATAGGGTGATAGAAAACCTCCCCGAAAACCTTCTGAACCTGCTAAAACAGATCATCAAGAAGAATATGCGGAAATCCTTCTCGGGTACGGACATCAGAACTATTTATCAAGAAGTAGAAAGAAACATCCGCGGTCAAATACTCGATGAGGCTATGCTCCAGAACATTACAGTATCCAACGAGCAGGCTAACGAGATGGCACGCGAAGCAGCTTCCTGGGTCATAGGATTAGGTGCACCTATCGAAAACATCGCTCTCGATAAAAATGTCAGCGACATATACATAGATAGTCAAAATGCACCCATATACATTGAACATGCGGAGTACGGCATCTGTCACACACCGTGGCGGTACAACAAGGAGATGATGGAAAGGATGTTCACCAACATCATGATCCAGAGCGGTGAAACCCGCAAGTTCGATGAACGTAACCCTGTCGTCGATGTTTTTGTGCCGAGATTGAACATGAGATGTCATCTCCAACGTCCGCCGGCAACGTTCAACGACCTCCAAGCAGCACTACGTATCATGCGTACCGAACCGTTCACGTATCCCCTCTATCTCAAGTATAAATCGATGTCACCGTTCTTCGCCGGATACGACGATTTAATGGTCAGTTTAGGGTCCAGCGAGGCAGTGCTGGGTCTGAAAGGGTCCGGTAAGACGTCTCTCGTCGGTGCAAAGATTGCGGCGATCGGTACATCGCGCCGTATCCTGCCAATACAGGATATCGAAGAGATCCCTGTGAAGGCTTACAGAAAACGAGGGTTTCATATAGGGTCTGTAAGGGTACAATCCTCAGAGAAGGAACGTGAGGGGTCGAACGAATTGGACCTGGTCACCATGGCCAACGTGTCGTTGAGGTTAGGGGATGCGTGCGTGATCATCAATGAGATACGGTCGCGGGTGGCTATACAGGGTGTTATCAACCTTCTCAACACACAACCAGGAGTGTTTTTGCTCTACAACTTCCACGCCGAATCCCTCCGGGATGTACAGGATAGGTTGGAATTGGTGTTCGGTATACCGTCCGCGGCGATGTTCAGTACCGACCGTTACACTGTGTTGTACAAGGTACGGTTCGGCAGAAAGGGTAAGGTTTACCGTGTGATCGGTAAGCAGTACGAGACGGATATGGATGGACATAAGTTCGTTGAGGTGTTTACTTTTAAACGCGGTAGGTCTATAGAGGATAGTCAGTACGTATGTCATTTCTTGGCCAACCCAGAGGCAAGCGCCCAGTCACTCGAAGGTGTTGATCTGGTGAAACTGTTCAAGAACCTTCAGTTTGTGTTCATCCCGCCGGTACTTAAAAAGAGGGCGGAACAGATAGGTCTCACTCCGAAGCAGTGTATAATGCAGGCGTTCTTCAAAGGTAAAGTGTACGATGATATCTATCGAAAAAGTATCGAACTCAACGACCCATATCTTCTCGAACTCGACTTCGTACTCAAATGTAATACTGAGGCAAACCTTCTGTTGAAGCAGATGGAAGATGAAAACGGTAACGTGGACTACGGCAAGTTGATACCTATCTGGAATGAACGGTTTGCACAGCTTGTAGAAGAAGACCGACGTGCACGGTTGGGCACTACAAAGTGA
- a CDS encoding GTP-binding protein — protein sequence MSIADKIRELEEEIARTQYNKATEHHIGLLKARIARLRRELAKRSKSKGEGFEVKKGGDSTVVMVGFPSVGKSSLLRALTGKETEIGEFAFTTLNCVPGMMVYKGAHIQILDLPGILKGASQGIGRGREVLSVARHADLIMIVLDVYNPHREVIVRELFNIGIRLDRSPPDVTITKKHRGGLSIKSTVELTKIDEKTVRDVVFEYGIHNGEIVIRQDIDVDELIDALTGNRVYVPSLTVVNKVDLVTEDYLKNLNFDFIPVSAETGLNIGLLKEEIYSRLSLIRVFTKRRGEEPDFENPMILRDGSTVRDACLRLHKDMVREFRYAQVWGPSARHPGQRVGLDHVLKDGDIVMIITKTGNI from the coding sequence ATGTCGATAGCCGATAAGATCAGAGAATTGGAAGAGGAGATTGCGCGTACTCAATACAACAAGGCTACCGAACACCATATAGGATTGTTAAAAGCGAGGATAGCAAGATTACGGAGAGAACTGGCCAAACGTTCTAAATCTAAAGGTGAAGGGTTCGAAGTTAAGAAAGGAGGAGATTCAACGGTAGTAATGGTAGGGTTTCCCTCTGTAGGTAAATCCTCTCTGTTACGCGCGTTAACGGGTAAGGAAACTGAGATAGGAGAGTTCGCTTTTACAACGCTCAACTGTGTGCCTGGGATGATGGTGTATAAAGGCGCACATATTCAGATCCTGGACCTCCCGGGTATATTGAAGGGCGCATCGCAAGGGATAGGTAGGGGTAGAGAGGTGTTGTCTGTAGCCCGTCATGCAGATTTGATAATGATCGTTCTGGACGTCTACAACCCGCACAGAGAAGTCATAGTTCGCGAACTGTTCAACATCGGTATACGGTTGGACAGGTCACCTCCCGATGTGACGATTACCAAGAAACATCGCGGCGGTTTATCCATCAAATCCACTGTCGAACTCACAAAGATCGATGAAAAGACGGTTAGAGATGTGGTCTTTGAGTACGGTATCCATAACGGTGAGATAGTCATACGTCAGGATATTGATGTTGACGAACTTATCGATGCGTTAACAGGCAACCGCGTGTATGTGCCCAGTTTAACAGTGGTTAATAAAGTGGACCTCGTCACTGAAGATTATCTTAAAAATTTGAACTTTGATTTCATACCTGTTTCTGCAGAAACAGGACTGAACATAGGTCTACTTAAGGAGGAGATATATTCACGTTTATCGCTCATCAGGGTGTTTACCAAACGTAGGGGCGAGGAACCGGATTTTGAGAACCCGATGATACTGCGTGACGGTTCCACAGTGAGGGATGCGTGCCTCCGGTTGCATAAAGATATGGTTAGAGAGTTCAGGTATGCTCAGGTATGGGGACCCAGTGCCAGGCATCCGGGTCAACGTGTCGGATTGGACCATGTTCTCAAAGACGGTGACATAGTGATGATAATCACGAAAACGGGAAACATTTAA
- a CDS encoding metal-dependent hydrolase, translating into MDGMGSMKYKDVKIELFGHASVMLEWNGLTVYIDPYVLPENPKKADIVLFTHDHYDHCVDPEKLLKEDTETISVACRFAKRRVNIGDEIEVKGVKIKAVPAYNIDKPFHPKGKGAGYIITMDDVSVYHAGDTDAIPEMKDYRCDVALVPIGGKYTMDVEEAVKAISMIKPKIAVPMHYNTFEGIEASPSTFKEKVESLGVTCMVLY; encoded by the coding sequence GTGGATGGTATGGGGAGTATGAAGTACAAAGATGTTAAGATAGAATTGTTCGGGCATGCGAGCGTAATGCTGGAATGGAACGGGTTGACCGTGTACATCGACCCTTATGTATTACCCGAAAACCCGAAAAAGGCGGACATCGTCTTGTTCACGCATGACCATTACGACCATTGCGTTGACCCGGAGAAACTGCTTAAGGAAGATACAGAGACGATCTCCGTGGCGTGCAGGTTCGCCAAACGTAGGGTCAACATCGGCGATGAAATCGAGGTCAAGGGGGTTAAGATAAAAGCAGTCCCCGCCTACAACATAGACAAACCGTTCCATCCTAAGGGTAAGGGTGCAGGTTACATAATCACTATGGATGATGTCTCCGTTTACCATGCCGGAGATACTGACGCAATACCTGAGATGAAGGATTACAGATGCGATGTTGCACTCGTACCTATCGGCGGCAAATATACTATGGATGTAGAGGAGGCCGTAAAAGCGATCTCGATGATCAAACCGAAGATAGCCGTTCCTATGCATTATAACACGTTCGAAGGGATAGAGGCGAGCCCTTCAACATTCAAGGAGAAAGTCGAATCCCTGGGTGTAACCTGTATGGTTCTTTACTGA